ACCCGCGCACCATGGCCGCCGACCTCGACCACAGCCCAGGGGAGGCAGCCTATTTGCGGCAGTTGGCCTTCCGGGATTTCTACGCCGCGGTGCTGCACCACTGGCCACGCAGTGCCTGGGAAAACTGGAACACCGAGTTCGACGCGATCCAGACCGATACCGACGCCGAGGCGCAACGGCGCTTCGAGCGCTGGAAGGCCGGGACAACGGGCTTTCCCCTTGTCGACGCGGGCATGCGTGAACTGCTCGCCACCGGATTCATGCACAACCGAGCGCGAATGATCGTGGCCTCCTTTCTGGTCAAGGACCTGCACCTGCCCTGGCAGTGGGGTGCCCGCTGGTTTCTGGATCAGTTGGTCGACGGCGATCTGGCCAACAATCAGCATGGCTGGCAATGGTGTGCGGGCACCGGAACCGATGCGTCGCCGTACTTTCGGGTGTTCAATCCGACGCTGCAGGGCCGAAAGTTCGATTCCGACGGGTCCTACGTGCGTCGCTGGGTTCCGGAGTTGGCCGATGTCACCGATGCCCACCTAGTGCGGTGCGGGCGCCCCCCGGGTTACCCGGAGCCGATCGTCGACCATGGTCACGAGCGCGCCGAGGCGCTGCGCCGGTATCAACGGATCAGTACGTAGCGCCGCCGGCACGCCCCAACAGATGCCGCAGTAGCGGTTCGAGTTCGCGGGAACGGAAACGATGTTCGGCCCGGCTCAGACGCGCCGGCAGTACTCGCTGGCTCGCGCAGGCCAGTTCGCGCGCGCCTTGGGCGCCGAGCAGCAGGCGTGGCCCCAGTTCCGGCACCGGAAGAATCGTGGGCCGGCGCAGCACGCGTCCCAGTGTCTCGGTGTACTCGCTGTTTCGTACCGGATGCGGAGCGACGGCGTTCACCGGTCCAGAAAGCCCGGTGTCCCACAGGGCTCGGTGATAGATGTCGATCAGGTCGTCGATCCCGATCCAGGGCAGCCATTGTCGGCCGCTGCCCAACCGACCGCCCAGGCCCGCGGCGAACAGCGGCCGCATCAACCGCAGCGTCCCGCCGCGCGGCGACTGCACTATGCCGGTGCGAACGCGCACGACGCGCTTCCCCGACTTCTCCGCCGGCGCCAGCGCATCCTCCCAGTCGGCGACGACGTCGGCCAGGTAACCGTCCCCGCGCTGACTGTCCTCGGTGAGGACATCGTCGCCGCGGTCATAGCCGTAATAGCCGACCGCCGAAGCACAGATCAGGGTGCTAGGCCCGGCAGCCGTGGCGGCAACGAGCTCGGCGAGTCTGCGCGTCGGACCGATTCTGCTGTCGCGGATCACCCGGCGATGCTGTGCGGTGAAGCGTCCCGCGATCGACGCACCGGCCAGATGAATCACCGCATCGATGCCGGCCAGCAGATCGCGATCCGGATCGTCGGGATTCCACTGCCGCTCGTCGGGGTTGCCGGCGGTGCGCCGCACCAGCCGGATCACCCGATGCCCCCCGGTGCTCAAGAAAGCCGTCAGCGCCGAACCCACCAGCCCGGATGCGCCGCTGACCGCCACCGTAAGAGGCTGTAGGCCATGGGCTTTGGCGCGCTGGTGCGCCGCGAGGTCATCGGCAAGCTGGCGATGCCGATAGACGAACATCGGCCGCAGCAACGCCCCGGGCACCGGCGTGTCGACCCGGTCGGTCATCAGCGTCCAGCCGCCGCCGAGATCGTCGAACTCGTGGATGTGTTGCCACTTCATCACCCACCTCGCCGGAAGTGACGCCAGGCCGCCGCTGCCGAGCTCGTCGGCGAATTGCCGGGGCGGGTCATAGCCGCTCGCCTGGTGTTCGGCCACCCAGCGCAGCCCACCCGGCAGAGCCAGTTCGGCGGTGCCGTCGCGCAGCGAGTCGGCTTCGCGTCGCAAGCGCATCGCCTGCCACGGCGGGCTCAGCCGCGTGAAGGCCCCCGGCCTGGCGTGCCAGGCGAAGACCTCGTCACGCGGTGCCTCGAGCTCGCTGGAGAAGACCAGACTCATGTCACGACGCTACCCGGATCGAGCAGTCCGCCGCCGCTACGAGCCGTACTGCTTGCGCAGCTGAGGTTTGACCACCTTGCCGCTGGCATTGCGGGGCAGTGCGTCGATCAGCACCAGTTCCTTCGGATGCTTGTAGCGGGCCAGGCGCTCGTTGAGGAAGGGTTCGAGGTCTTCCAGTGTCAGTGGTGCCTCGCCGGCGACTGTTGCCACTATGGCCACCGGAACCTCGCCCCACTTGTCGTGGGCACGCCCGATCACGGCGGCCTCCTGGATCAGTGGGTGCTCGAACAGTACGTTCTCCACCTCGGCGCAGTAGATGTTCTCGCCGCCGGAGATGATCATGTCCTTCTTGCGGTCGACGACGTAAACGAAGCCTTCGTCGTCGACGCGGACCAGATCCCCGGAGTGGAACCAGTCGCCGGCGAACGCCTCGGCGGTCGCCTCGGGCTTGTTCCAGTAGCCCTGCATCATGGTCGGCCCGCGGTAGACGATCTCGCCGATCTCACCGGGTGCCACGTCGTTCATGTTCTCGTCGACGACCCGCGCCGAGATGGTCGGGATCACCTTGCCCACCGAGCCGAGTTTGCGGATCGCGTCCTTGCCCTGGAGCACGCAGGTGATGGGTGACATCTCGGTCTGGCCGAACACCGCGACGTTGAGCGCGTCCGGGAATGTCTCCGCCATGGCCCGCAGTACGGTGTCGGATGCCGGAGCCGCCCCCCAGCTGATCACTTCGAGCGCCAGGTCGCGTTGCGGCACAGTCGGATCGGCACAGATGACCTGCCACTGAGCCGGTACGAGGAACACCGAGGTGGCGCGCTCGCTCTCCCAGGCGTCGAGGGTGTCGGTGGCGTTGAACGCACCGAGCGGGTGAATCACCGTCTTGGTGCCCAGCATCAGGTTGGGTGCGATGCTGCCCAGGCCGGCGATGTGGAACATCGGTGCGGCGCAGAAGTACACGCTGTCCGGGCTGATCTGCAGCGCCTGGATGCAGGTCAGCGACTGGGCCAGCAGGTTCGAGTGGGACAGGATGGCGCCCTTGGGACTTCCGGTGGTTCCCGAGGTGTACATGATCAGGGCCGGGGTGTCTTCGGGAACGTCAGCGCCGGGGTGCGGGTCGCCCGGCTCGGCGATCAGCGATTCGTAGTCGTCGCCGAGAACCACGGCCACGTCGAGTCCGGGGGTGTTCTTGCGGACGGCCTCCATCAGCGGTGCCAGCAGCTGATCGGTGATGACGCCCTTGGCGCCGCTGTCGGTGACGATGTAGCTGATCTCGGGGTCGGTGAGGCGGAAGTTGACCGGTACGGCGATGGCACCCAGGGCGTTGATCGCCAAGGTCGCCTCGATGTATTCGGTGTGGTTGAGCATCACGATCAGCACCCGGTCGCCGAAGGAGATGCCGCGCCGGAACAGTGCCCCGGCCAGGCGCTCGGAGCGATCGTGCAGTTGTTGCCAGGTGGTGTCGTTGCCGCGACAGCGGAAGGCAACGGCGTCGGGACGCATTTCGGCGTGGGTCGCCACCTGATTCATCCAGTGGTTGCGGCGAGAACGCAGCGGCTGAGCGATCATTCGCCGAACACCGCCTTGCGCTTCTGCAGCATCGCGGCGGCGCCCTCGAAGAAGTCGGGCGAGCCGAGCAACTCCACCTGACCGGCCTTCTCACGGGCCAGCGCGGCGTCGAGCGCTGCGAGGTTGGTGGCGTTGAGCGCACGCTTGGTCAATTCGATGGCGCGACGCGGTCCGTGGGCCAGTTTCTCGGCGGCCTCGTTGACCCGGGCGTCCAACTCCGCCTCGCCGAGCACCGCGTTGATCAGACCGGCATCGCGGGCGGCGGTCGCCGACAGACGCTCACCGAGCAGTGCCATCTCGTTGGCCACGGCCCGTCCGGCAGCGGCCGCGATCAGGGCGGTGGTGCCGCCGTCGGGCATCAGGCCGATGTTGGTGAACGACAGCAGGAAGTAGGCGCTCTCGGCGGCGTAGATCAGATCCGCGGCCAGCGCCAGACCTACGCCGACGCCGGCGGCCGGCCCGTTGATCCGCGCGATCACCGGCACCGGGGTCTGCGCGACCGAGTTGACCAGCCGCGAGGCGCAGTCCATCACCTCCTCGGGGCTGACGCCGCCGGCCGTGGCCGACAGGTCGGCGCCGGTGCAGAAGGCCTTGCCTTCGCCGGTGATGACGATGGCCCGCACACCGGGGTCGTCGGCCGCGCCGGCGATGACGTCACCGAGGCCCGCCATGGTGGCGTAGTCGATCGCGTTGAGCCGGGCGGGGTTGGTGATCGTCACCCGCAGCACCCGGCCGTCGCGGGTCGCGGTGAGTTTGGCGGAGCTGGCGTTCTCGGACACGGTCAGACCTGCCCTTCGATGAACCGGGATTGCAACACGTCACTTCCTCCGTGGATGAAAACGTAAATTGTGGTTAACGTATGGGCGGCGGGTCCAACAGTCAACACGGGGGAGAAAATGGCCATGGCTGCGGGATCGGTCACTGCGGTGCAGCGTCGCCCCAAGGACCGCAAGGCGCAGATCGTCCGTGCCGCGGCCCGTGCGTTCAGCGATCGCGGCTACCACGCGGTCGGGGTCGACGAGATCGCCGCGGAGGTCGGTGTCTCCGGACCTGCGCTGTATCGGCACTTCGCCAACAAGTACGCGCTGCTGGTCGCGACCGCCCAGCACACGGCGGGGGTGCTGGTGAGCGCCGCTCGCTCCGCCGACGATCCGAGCCGGCCTGCGCCGGAGCGGTTGCGCGCGATCACCGCGGCGCTGATCGAGACCACGATCGGGACGCGGCGCGAGGGCGCGTTCTATCGGTGGGAGCGGCGCTACCTGCAGCTGCCGGATCGCAAGGAAATCCGGGCCGGCTACGACGCGCTCAACGCCGCGATCGCCGAGCCGCTGGCGGTTATGCGCCCAGAACTTCCCGAGGCCGACACGGCGATCTTGGCCGCTGCCGCCCTGAGCGTGATCGGCAGCATCTCCGCGCACCGAACGCGGTTGCCTGCTGCCGCACTTGCGGACCTGCTCGGCGAGCTGTGCTGGGCGGTTCTCACCGTGGAGCTGCCGCCGGCGCCGTCGGGTCCTGCGCCGCGACGACCGGAGCGGGGTCTGCCCAGCACATCCAAGCGAGAACGGCTGCTCGCCGAGGCCATCCGCATGTTCGGCCAGCGCGGCTTCTACGAAGTCAGCATCGAGGAGATCGCCGCCGCGGCCGGACTGAACGGCTCCAGTGCCTACCGCTACTACCCGAGCAAGGCGGCCTTGCTGGCCGTCGCCTTCCATCGGGCCAACGGCCGCGTGCTGATGGCCATCACCGATTCCCTGGCCGAGTCGACCAGTCCAAGGCAGGCGGCCCTGCGCATCGCCGAGCGCTATACCGCACTGGCATTCGCCGCGCCCGAGCTGATCAACATCTATTTCGCCGAGTTCGCCAACTTGCCCGAACCCGACCGAATTGAACTGCGCGGTCTGCAGCGGCAGAACGTCGACGAATGGGCTCACCTGGTGAACCAGGCCGGCGCGGGCGATACCGAAGCGGTGTTCCGTGTCCACGCGGCGCTTGCTCTAGTCGTCGATATAGGACGCCTGGTTAACTTTGATGATCGAGACGAACAGCGGTCCCGGATTCACGCCTTGATGGCGGCTGTACTTTTCGGCACCGGCGGCCGGTGACTGCAGACCGCCAGGCTGGCTACGATCGAGCGATGACTGCCGCACCGACAGGACAGCGAAACGCCGCCACCGCCGCGCGAGGGCTCGCCGGGCTGCTGCTGGGCGCCGGGGCAGGACATTTCGTCGTCCCTCAACCGTTCGACGCGATCGTTCCGCCGGAGTTGCCGGGCAGCGCACGCATGTACACGTATCTGTCGGGAGTCGCCGAGCTGGTCATCGGTGCCCTGCTGTTGTCGCCGCGCACCCGCCGCATGGCCGGGCTGGCCGCGGCCGCTCTGTTCGTTGCGGTGTACCCGGCGAATATCCACTCGGTCCGGTTGTTCTGGGCCAAACCCTGGTTGCGGGCCGGGGCGATCGCGCGCCTGCCGTTGCAGATTCCGATGATCATCGCGGCGCTGCGGGTGTGGCGCGCCGGTTAGTCCGCCCGGCAGCGGTGGATTCAGGAGGAATGGGTGGCCTACATCAAGGCGACCGAGCGTGAGGGGCAGATTGTCGCGGCCGCAATGCGCGTACTGCGTGACGTTGGCGTAGCGGGCACGACGTTGCGTGGGGTTGCCGCTGAAGCCGGAATCCCACTGGGCACATTGCACTACGTCTTTCCGTCCAAGGACCTGCTGCTGCGTGCAGTGATCGCCGCGGTCATGGACGACGTTGTGGACGCGGTGCGCGCCGATCTGCAGCTCGACCGGGGGGTGGCCCATGCGCTGCGGCAGGGGGTGACGAACTTCTGGACCACGTTGGTGGAAAGCGACACCGGCCTGCAGATCATGCAATACGAGCTGGCCATGTACTCGGTGCGCAGCGAAGGCTCCGGCGGCCTGGCCCAGCTGCAATATGAGCGCTACACCGCGCTCGTCACCGAGTTCTGCTCCCAAGCCGCGCAGGCGGCGGGGGAGCGCTGCGCCGTCGATTTCGACAGTCTCGGACGGCTCGCGCTTGCCCTGGTGGACGGCCTGATCGTGCAGTACGTGACAAACCCGGACTCCGAGCGGGCACGACGCGACCTCGACCGCGCCGTGGACATGGTCGTGCGATTCGCCGATCCGCAGCCCGTCGGCAAACGCCCGCGCCGCACCGGCTGAGTCCATCGACTACTGCCCGCCGATCAGCATGAATCCTTGACTCGGTCGGTTGACCGACTTAGATTACGGGGCGTGAAGTCAGACGACGGAGCGATGGCCAGCACGGTGGCCGTCGTGGGTGCGGGGATGTCCGGACTGACAGCTGCCCGCGAGCTGCACCGCGCCGGCGTCGACGTGCTCGTTTTGGAGGCCGCGGACCGGCTCGGCGGACGGGCCATGACCGAGACGAGCGCGTTGGGGTCACGGGTGGACCTCGGCGGTCAGTGGATCGGCCACGACCACCACCGGCTCAAGGCGCTGGCTTCTGAACTGGGCGCCACGCAGTTTCGAATGCACTCTCGGCCGTTGCCCATCGTGGTCGACGGATCGCGGAGAGTGCGGGCAGCGGCGCCCTCGATGTTGGCGACCCTTCTCGTGCTCGTCGGCGTCGAAGCCCTGTCTCGCATCGCCAAGACGCAACGGTGGAATGCCACCACGGTGCAGGCCTGGCTGCGCCGAGTCCCGGGGCGCGCTCGGCGGCTGCTCGAAGTGCTTGCGTACATCTCGTGGACCGCTGACCTTAATCGCTGCTCCATTCACGCGATGGCGCAGAGCATCCGCCAGCAGGGCGGGCTGCGAACCATGTTGGCGACGGCCGGGGGCGCCCAGGAGTCCTTGGTCGCCGAAGGGATCGGCTCGCTGATCGAGGGCCTGGCCGCCGAACTCGGTCCGCGAGTGCTTCCGGGGCGCCGGGTCACCTCGATCGTGCAGAGCGGCGATGGCGTCACCATCGGAACGACCGCGGGTGACGTCCGTGCCGCGAAAGTCATTGTGACGGTGCCGCCGCCACTCACCGGACGAATCACCTACGAGCCGCCGCTCCCGCCCGGCCGTGCCGCCTTGGCGTCCGATACCTATATGGGTTCGGTGTACAAGGGCGTGGCGGTCTATTCACGCCCGTTCTGGAGGGATCGAGCGGGCGGCGAGTTCCTGGTCCTGGATAAACCCGGACGCGCAGTGTTCGACACCGGCGCGCCGGGCGGCCCCGGCCATCTGTGCGTGCTGGTGGGGGGACCGGAGGCGCGCGAGCTCGACCGACTGGAGGCCGCCGAGCGGCGCAACGCGGTGCTCGGTGCGCTGGCCCGCTACGTCGGTCCCGACGTTCTCGAACCGGCGAGCTGGCACGAAAAATCTTGGCACCTCGATGAATACGTCGGCGGCGGCTACGTCGCACTGGCGCTGCCCGGGACTACCGACGGTATCCCGCCGATCGAGTGCACCCCGACCGGCGACATTCATTGGGCGGGTACCGAGACGGCGCGCGAGCACGCGGGTTACATCGAGGGCGCCATCGAATCGGGCACCCGGGCGGCCCGTGAGGTGCTCGAGGCGCTGTCGGTCTCCTGGTGAAGCACGGCGCGGTCAGGCCTGGCGTTGTCCGTAGCGGCGGCGGAACTTCTCGACCTGCCCGGCGGAGTCGACGATTCGGCTGTTTCCGGTCCAGAACGGATGTGACGCCGCGCTGATCTCCACGATCACCAGCGGGTAGCTGCGAGGGCCCGCCGGGGTGGGCCACTCGATGGTGCGGTCGCTGGTCACGGTGGAACGGGTCAGGAACGTCTGGCCGGTGGTGGCGTCCTGGAAGACGACGGGGTGGTAGTCGGGGTGGATGCCGGGTTTCATCGCTGGTCTCCGTCTTGAGTGCGGTACGGGGAAATATCTGCTGTGGCCGTTGGGGTCTCGTCGCACGGTTCCTGGTGGTGGTCGCCGAACGGGTCGGGGTAGCCGGCCCACTGATGCGTGCTGCGCAACTCGTCGTCGGTGAGCAGAGCCTCCGACAGGGTTTCGCGGATCTGCTCGGGTCGGGCGCCGCAGACCAGAACCACCAGCGAGGTGTGCCGGTCGCCGTAGCGGTGGTCCCAGATCAGATCCGCGAACGCATGCCGCTCCGGGGACACGCGGGCGGCCTCCTCCGCTGTCATCGCGGCCAGCCACTTGCCCACCGCGCAGGTATGCAACCCGCCACCCGCGGACTCCAGCCAGATCGCTCGCTCGCCCCGGTTGGCCAACCACAGCCGCCCGCGTGCCCGGATCACCCCGTCGAGTAGCGCATCGAGGGCCGCGTGCAGGCGTTGCGGATGAAACGGTCGGCGGGCGTGGAATTCGATCAGCTCAACCGCGCCGTCGGGCCGCAGCGGCGGTTGACCGGCCAGCAGCGGGGCGTGTGGATCATCGGCTCGACCGCGGCGGGCGCCGTCGTCGAGGTGGGTCAGTGCCTGTTCAAGGCGATCGGTTCCGGCGGTGATGCGTGCCAGCGGAGCCAACCGGCGCAGTACCGCCAGAGCCGTCGGGTCTGGGGCGTAAACCACCAGGGCGTCGGCGGATTCGGCCTGGCCGACCACCACCTGGGCGATGGTGCGGCCGTCGTCGAGTTCGTCGTCGCCGAGCGCTTGCGGCAGCCACGCGGTGGCATCCAGGCAGGTGACGACCGCGGCGACCGCCACATCTCGACCGGCCGGTCCATCGATGTATCCCGGTCCCACGCGGACCCGCACGTTGCGGATCGCCCAGCAGATGGGCTGCGGCTCCAGCCAATTGGGCAGCTGAACGACGATGCGTTCAACGCCGGCCCGCCGGTGCAGTCGGCGCAACAGGACCAGCAGGTCGTTGCGCAGGGTGCAGGACACACAACCGTGCGCCAGCTCCAGGGCCAACGTCGTGGCAACCGCTGTCGTGCTGGTGGTTTCTCGCACCACCACGTGACCGTCCAGGCCGTAGGCGACGGTCACCGTGCCCGCCTTGGCCTGCAAGGCTTTGGTCGCTGCGTCGGTGCCGTACTGCCCGGCCACCAGGATCACCGGAGTCCGCATCATCCTCCTATTGAAAATCATTGTCATTAAGGCCGTTCCTACGGTAGCCTCCAGCGCGTCGCTTGTCGACAATCATTGTCAATAAGGGTTGAAGGAGAGCTCCGTTGTCTGCACGCTGCCAAGTCACCGGCCGGGTGCCCGGATTCGGGAATGCGGTGTCGCACTCGCATCGCCGCACCCGGCGCCGCTGGTCGCCGAACATCCAGGTCAGGACCTACTACCTGGCGTCGCAAGACCGCCGGATCCGGCTACGGGTCAGCGCGAAGGGCATCAAGGTCATCGACCGGGACGGCATCGAGACCGTGGTGGCCCGGTTGCGACGCGAAGGTGAGCGGATCTGATGGCGCGCACCGACATTCGTCCCATCGTCAAGCTGCGCTCCACCGCGGGCACGGGCTACACCTACGTCACCCGCAAGAACCGGCGCAACGACCCCGACCGCCTGGTGCTGCGCAAGTACGACCCCGTGGTCCGTCGCCATGTCGACTTTCGGGAGGAGCGCTGAGTCATGGCCAAAAAATCCAAGATCGTGAAGAACGAGCAGCGCCGCGTGCTGGTGGCCCGCTACGCCGAGCGGCGCGCTGAGCTCAAGGAAATCATTCGGTCGACGTCGAGCAGCCCGCAGCAGCGACTGGCCGCCCAGAGCGCGCTGGCGCGCCAGCCGCGCGATGCCAGCCCGGTCCGGTTGCGCAACCGCGACAGCGCCGACGGGCGCCCCCGCGGCTACCTTCGCAAATTCGGACTCTCGCGCGTGCGTATGCGCCAGCTCGCGCACGAAGGCCACCTGCCCGGCGTCCGGAAGGCGAGCTGGTAGATGGCGATCAAACCCAAAGATTCGCGGCGTGTTTCGCGGAGCGCGCCCAGGTCTGTCAAGCCGAACCTGCTCGCCAAACTGGGCCTGCCGGTGGTCGACTACAAAGACACCGCGACCCTGCGCATCTTCATCTCTCCGCGCGGCAAGATCCGTTCACGTGCCGTCACCGGCCTCACCGTTCGTCAACAACGCCAGGTCGCGTGCGCCATCAAGAACGCCCGCGAAATGGCACTCCTGCCGTATCCGGGTGTCATCGCCGAGTAATCGGTTGACGGCTCCCTAGCTCAGCCGATGTGGAACACGACCTCCAGAGCCAGGAATCCGAAGACGAGCAGTCCGAGGATTCCGGCGAGTACCGGAAGGAGAAGTACTGGGTCTTTCATGGATGGAGACGTTATACAGCCGTTGGTTGTAAAAAAAGGGAAAAGTGTTGCCGATCACGCGATCTCGGGACTTTGGTCTGTGATCGCCGTCACTGCGATTGGCTGCGGTCCTCAGGTGTAGGCGACGTGAACCCGGTGGATGTTCCCCTCGAACGGGAACGGTGCGCGCTCCCGGTAGTCCAGGGACACCGGCGAGCCCAGGCAGGTGCCGATGTCGAGGCAGTCGTTGGCGGTGAACAACAACGGTGCGCTGACGGGCACTTGGCCCTCGGCAACGGTGTCGCCGTTGACGGCGACGGTGATATCGAGCGGTCCGGCCGGGCGAGGCTCCGAATACTGCGTGGTCACGGCAATGGTGGCGCGGCTGGGCGGCACCTTGCTCGCCGTGCGGATCTTGGTGCGCGACAAGATGAACAGGTTGTACTCGTAGCAGAGATAGCCGTCATCGAAATAGCACGTCAGGCCGCCGGCGCCGGCTCCGAGGGCATAGAGCACCCCGTTCGCGTCGGCCGGGATGTCGGCATCGATGGTGACCACGTTGTTCTTGTTGCCAAGCGCCGGCGCGCAGAATTCGGGCATCCGCACGGTATCGCCGGTGAAGTCCCACTCGGTGTAGGGCGGGGCGATGCGCAGCTCGGGGTGATAGACGGGCACCCACAGGCCACCGCCGATGGGCAGCACCGCATTGCGGGCTGCCTCCACCATGAACATCTCGCGCAGCTGGGCGAGCTTCTCGGGCAGCTGATCGGCCAGGTCGTGGGCTTGTGACCAGTCCTCGTCGAGGTTGTAGAGCTCCCACGCATCGGCATCGGGGGTCCAGGTGGCGATGCCGCCCGGTTGGCCGGGCACCCACGGCAGCCGGGGCCCGCGAGCCGACGCCATCCACCCGTCGTGGTAGATCGCCCGACTGCCCATGATCTCGAAGTACTGGGTCTTCTTGCCGCCCGGCGCTTCCCGGTCGGCCAGCGTGCGCGCGAAGCTTGCTCCGGCCAAGGCCATCTGTGGTTGTCCGTGCACCGTCTGCGGTGCTGCGATCCCGACGACTTCGTAGATGGTCGGCACCACGTCGTTGCAGTGCAAGAAGACCTCCCGCGGCACCGGGTCGGCAGCGATCTTCGCTGGCCAGCGCACCACCATCGGGTTGCGGGTGCCGCCCAGATGCGATGCCAGCAGTTTCATGCCCTTGTACGGGGTGGATCCGGCCCAGGCCCAGCCCGCGTGGTACTGGTTGTCGACCAGGGGAGATCCCAGCACGTCCAGGCCGCCGAGTGCGTCGAGGGCATCGATGTGCTGACGCACGGTGGTGGGGATCCCGTTCTGGGCCAGCAGTTCCGAGATGGTGCCGTTCTGGCCTTCGCCGGAGGAGCCGTTGTCGCCCCAGATGTACAAGAACAGTGTGTTGTCGGCGTAGCCGAGGGTTTCCAGCTCGTCGGCGATGCGGCCGACCTGAACGTCGACGTGCTCGGCGTAACCGGCGGCGACCTCCATCAGCCGGCGTTGGAACGGCTTTTCATCCTCGGGGATGTCGTCCCAGGCGGTCAGGGTCTCGTCGCGTTCGGTGAGCGAACAGTCCTGGGGAATCCAGCCTTTGGTCTTGGCTCGTTCGAACACCCGCTGGCGGTAGGCGTCCCAGCCGTCGTCGAACTTCCCGGCGTACTTGTCGGCCCACTCCTTCATGACGTGATGCGGGCCGTGCAGGCATCCGCTGGCCCAGTACATGAAGAACGGTTTGCCGGCGTTGAAGGCCTTGTGTCGGCGCAGCCAGGAGATGGCGTCATCGGCCAGGTCCTCGGACAGGTGATAGCCCTCTTCGGGTGTCCTCGGTGGGGCCACCACGGTGGTGTTGCGGACCAGGTTGGGCTCATACTGCGATGCCTCCCCGGCCAAGAATCCATAGAAGTATTCGAAACCCAAACCGGTGGGCCAGTTTTCGAAGGGGCCAGCGGCGGTGGTCTCTTCCGCGGGAGTGTTGTGCCACTTGCCGAAGGCCGACGTGGCGTAACCGTACTGCTTGAGTACTTCGGCCACGGTGGCGCTCGACGCGGGGATCTTGCCGGCGTAGCCGTCCCAGTCGTTGGCCAACTCGGCGATCTGTCCGTTGCCGATCTCGTGGTGATTGCGGCCGGTGAGCAACGACGCCCGGGTGGGTGAGCACATGGCTGTGGTGTGAAACCGGTTGTAGGACACGCCTTGGCCGCAGATCCGGTCGAGGGTGGCGGTGTTCACCTCGCCGCCGAACGTTGACGGCAGCCCGGGGCCGGCATCGTCGATAAGCACGATCACCACATTGGGCGCATCGGCGTGCAGCCGTTGCGGGACCGCCCGCGGACTGTAGGTCGACTCCTGCAGGGTCCGGCCCGCGACACTGCCCGAGCCGACCGGCGGGAACGGCAACACCGCGCCGTTGGGCAACACCGGAGCCACTACTTGATCGCCCAACGCCAGTCTCCTTATCTCGGGTGCACCGTCCACGGCCTCGAAGACATCGTCGTATGCCGCAGGCCGTTCAGCTACTCGAACCGCCTCGTGGCGGGTCGGGCGCCAGGCTGCCATCCGGGGCGATGTGGGCGAAGATCTGCTGGAGCAGGGTCAAGATGTGCGGGTCATCCACGGTGTAGATGTGGTGGCGCCCGTCA
The window above is part of the Mycolicibacter sp. MU0102 genome. Proteins encoded here:
- a CDS encoding TIGR01777 family oxidoreductase is translated as MSLVFSSELEAPRDEVFAWHARPGAFTRLSPPWQAMRLRREADSLRDGTAELALPGGLRWVAEHQASGYDPPRQFADELGSGGLASLPARWVMKWQHIHEFDDLGGGWTLMTDRVDTPVPGALLRPMFVYRHRQLADDLAAHQRAKAHGLQPLTVAVSGASGLVGSALTAFLSTGGHRVIRLVRRTAGNPDERQWNPDDPDRDLLAGIDAVIHLAGASIAGRFTAQHRRVIRDSRIGPTRRLAELVAATAAGPSTLICASAVGYYGYDRGDDVLTEDSQRGDGYLADVVADWEDALAPAEKSGKRVVRVRTGIVQSPRGGTLRLMRPLFAAGLGGRLGSGRQWLPWIGIDDLIDIYHRALWDTGLSGPVNAVAPHPVRNSEYTETLGRVLRRPTILPVPELGPRLLLGAQGARELACASQRVLPARLSRAEHRFRSRELEPLLRHLLGRAGGATY
- the fadD5 gene encoding fatty-acid--CoA ligase FadD5 translates to MIAQPLRSRRNHWMNQVATHAEMRPDAVAFRCRGNDTTWQQLHDRSERLAGALFRRGISFGDRVLIVMLNHTEYIEATLAINALGAIAVPVNFRLTDPEISYIVTDSGAKGVITDQLLAPLMEAVRKNTPGLDVAVVLGDDYESLIAEPGDPHPGADVPEDTPALIMYTSGTTGSPKGAILSHSNLLAQSLTCIQALQISPDSVYFCAAPMFHIAGLGSIAPNLMLGTKTVIHPLGAFNATDTLDAWESERATSVFLVPAQWQVICADPTVPQRDLALEVISWGAAPASDTVLRAMAETFPDALNVAVFGQTEMSPITCVLQGKDAIRKLGSVGKVIPTISARVVDENMNDVAPGEIGEIVYRGPTMMQGYWNKPEATAEAFAGDWFHSGDLVRVDDEGFVYVVDRKKDMIISGGENIYCAEVENVLFEHPLIQEAAVIGRAHDKWGEVPVAIVATVAGEAPLTLEDLEPFLNERLARYKHPKELVLIDALPRNASGKVVKPQLRKQYGS
- a CDS encoding MauE/DoxX family redox-associated membrane protein; this encodes MTAAPTGQRNAATAARGLAGLLLGAGAGHFVVPQPFDAIVPPELPGSARMYTYLSGVAELVIGALLLSPRTRRMAGLAAAALFVAVYPANIHSVRLFWAKPWLRAGAIARLPLQIPMIIAALRVWRAG
- a CDS encoding enoyl-CoA hydratase, which produces MSENASSAKLTATRDGRVLRVTITNPARLNAIDYATMAGLGDVIAGAADDPGVRAIVITGEGKAFCTGADLSATAGGVSPEEVMDCASRLVNSVAQTPVPVIARINGPAAGVGVGLALAADLIYAAESAYFLLSFTNIGLMPDGGTTALIAAAAGRAVANEMALLGERLSATAARDAGLINAVLGEAELDARVNEAAEKLAHGPRRAIELTKRALNATNLAALDAALAREKAGQVELLGSPDFFEGAAAMLQKRKAVFGE
- a CDS encoding TetR/AcrR family transcriptional regulator; the protein is MAAGSVTAVQRRPKDRKAQIVRAAARAFSDRGYHAVGVDEIAAEVGVSGPALYRHFANKYALLVATAQHTAGVLVSAARSADDPSRPAPERLRAITAALIETTIGTRREGAFYRWERRYLQLPDRKEIRAGYDALNAAIAEPLAVMRPELPEADTAILAAAALSVIGSISAHRTRLPAAALADLLGELCWAVLTVELPPAPSGPAPRRPERGLPSTSKRERLLAEAIRMFGQRGFYEVSIEEIAAAAGLNGSSAYRYYPSKAALLAVAFHRANGRVLMAITDSLAESTSPRQAALRIAERYTALAFAAPELINIYFAEFANLPEPDRIELRGLQRQNVDEWAHLVNQAGAGDTEAVFRVHAALALVVDIGRLVNFDDRDEQRSRIHALMAAVLFGTGGR
- a CDS encoding TetR/AcrR family transcriptional regulator; translation: MAYIKATEREGQIVAAAMRVLRDVGVAGTTLRGVAAEAGIPLGTLHYVFPSKDLLLRAVIAAVMDDVVDAVRADLQLDRGVAHALRQGVTNFWTTLVESDTGLQIMQYELAMYSVRSEGSGGLAQLQYERYTALVTEFCSQAAQAAGERCAVDFDSLGRLALALVDGLIVQYVTNPDSERARRDLDRAVDMVVRFADPQPVGKRPRRTG